One stretch of Streptomyces sp. A2-16 DNA includes these proteins:
- a CDS encoding DUF4192 domain-containing protein, whose translation MTNHSETAGPAANGNNSGRNSGGRNTDEQNTDGQNGAGRDNGRRDNDGSGIGDRVGFDAHGAEHQVTLRTPGELADALPYLLGYRPEDSIVLVALHDQGGRGRFGGRARLGIPANKDDWSAVARQLAHGLITGSERRGARPEQMVAYLCQEPGAGETGREITERLAPLAGLLRTECGRLDVPVIEALCISDGRYWSYCCPSEECCPAEGVPMGLPGTSVLAAAATYAGLQVRGTLRELRARLQPWETAAALEQEVALDTAGMALVPRMLDEVSRAEVAEETVRLARRTMTRLAEAAPVAGPLQADLRDDELLGHDEAAELILGLQDRTTRDRAAEWMEAEEAGPALRLWRALARRCVGPYGEHAAAPLTLAGWVAWSGGDEIEAREALAMALGADSGYLFARLLHQACNEGLDPESIRRCLRAERESRDVRARSEATQSAAVKTTEDLNRPSTPAPDRKPPTTSHPSGEVTDATSLPGNRMEAPSACPPPAERALPSCPAETDPALPAPQPTTAARRRKRVRPGARTEALPRPTEAEGRQVCAEGSRPRTRPARGTRPGAVRRTTGKDGARRPEGTRPGSGATEEEG comes from the coding sequence ATGACGAATCACAGCGAAACGGCCGGGCCCGCTGCAAACGGCAACAACAGCGGACGGAACAGCGGCGGACGGAACACCGACGAACAGAACACCGACGGACAGAACGGCGCCGGCCGGGACAACGGCAGGCGGGACAACGACGGCTCGGGGATCGGCGACCGGGTCGGCTTCGACGCACACGGTGCCGAACACCAGGTCACCCTGCGAACTCCGGGCGAACTGGCCGACGCCCTGCCCTACCTGCTCGGGTACCGGCCCGAGGACAGCATCGTGCTGGTCGCCCTGCACGACCAGGGCGGCCGTGGCCGATTCGGAGGGCGCGCCCGGCTGGGTATCCCCGCGAACAAGGACGACTGGTCGGCCGTGGCCCGGCAACTGGCCCACGGACTGATCACCGGCAGCGAGCGCAGGGGTGCCCGCCCCGAGCAGATGGTTGCCTACCTCTGCCAGGAACCGGGAGCTGGCGAGACGGGCAGGGAGATCACGGAACGGCTCGCCCCGCTCGCCGGGCTGCTGCGCACGGAGTGCGGCCGCCTCGACGTTCCCGTGATCGAGGCGTTGTGCATCTCCGACGGCCGCTATTGGTCCTACTGCTGTCCGAGCGAGGAATGCTGCCCCGCGGAGGGCGTCCCGATGGGGCTGCCCGGCACATCGGTGCTCGCCGCCGCGGCCACCTACGCCGGACTGCAGGTGCGCGGAACACTGCGCGAGCTGCGGGCCAGGCTGCAGCCCTGGGAGACCGCGGCCGCGCTGGAACAGGAGGTCGCCCTGGACACCGCGGGCATGGCCCTGGTGCCCAGGATGCTCGACGAGGTGAGCAGGGCGGAGGTGGCCGAGGAGACAGTGCGCCTGGCCAGGCGCACCATGACACGTCTCGCCGAGGCCGCGCCCGTCGCGGGACCGCTTCAGGCGGATCTGCGTGACGATGAGCTGCTGGGGCACGACGAGGCGGCGGAGCTCATCCTCGGTCTGCAGGACCGCACGACCCGGGACCGCGCGGCCGAGTGGATGGAGGCGGAGGAGGCCGGACCCGCCCTGCGTCTGTGGCGGGCACTGGCCCGCCGGTGCGTCGGACCCTACGGCGAGCATGCGGCGGCGCCCCTCACCCTCGCCGGATGGGTCGCGTGGTCCGGTGGCGACGAGATCGAGGCCCGGGAGGCGCTGGCCATGGCCCTGGGCGCGGATTCCGGCTATCTCTTCGCCCGACTCCTGCACCAGGCCTGCAACGAGGGGCTCGACCCGGAATCCATCCGCCGTTGCCTGCGTGCGGAACGCGAGAGTCGCGATGTACGCGCGCGGTCGGAGGCCACTCAGTCCGCCGCCGTGAAGACGACCGAGGACCTGAACCGGCCGAGCACGCCCGCTCCTGACCGGAAGCCCCCGACAACCTCGCACCCTTCCGGCGAGGTCACGGACGCCACGTCACTGCCCGGCAACCGCATGGAGGCCCCTTCCGCCTGTCCGCCCCCTGCGGAACGCGCGCTGCCGTCGTGCCCGGCCGAAACCGACCCTGCGCTGCCCGCGCCGCAGCCCACCACGGCCGCCCGCCGCCGCAAGCGGGTGCGGCCAGGGGCTCGTACCGAGGCCCTTCCCCGTCCCACGGAGGCTGAGGGACGCCAGGTCTGTGCCGAGGGATCCCGCCCACGCACCCGGCCGGCCCGCGGGACACGTCCCGGTGCCGTCCGCCGCACCACGGGCAAGGACGGCGCGCGCCGACCCGAGGGCACACGGCCGGGGAGCGGTGCCACCGAGGAGGAGGGATGA
- a CDS encoding RecQ family ATP-dependent DNA helicase codes for MTHTSKTELREAADGILVRLVGDGTGSARLREDQWRAIEALVADKRRALVVQRTGWGKSAVYFVATALLRERGAGPTVIVSPLLALMRNQVEAAARAGIHARTINSSNPEEWETVRAEIAAGTVDVLLVSPERLNNPDFRDNVLPELSAATGLLVVDEAHCISDWGHDFRPDYRRLRTMLTDLPPGVPVLATTATANARVTADVAEQLGTGGGSDALVLRGPLDRESLSLGVLQLPDAAHRLAWLADHLDDLPGSGIIYTLTVAAAEEITAFLRQCGHTVTSYTGKTENAERQQAEEALLANKVKALVATSALGMGFDKPDLGFVVHVGSPSSPIAYYQQVGRAGRGVEHAEVLLLPGREDEAIWSYFASVAFPPEESVRRTLDALARADRPLSLPALEPLVELNRTRLEIMLKVLDVDGAVHRVKGGWIATGVPWSYDTERYAWVAKQRSTEQQAMRDYATTTGCRMEFLRRQLDDEQAAPCGRCDNCAGPRFTADISSTALDTAGGSLARAGVVVEPRRMWPTGLPAIGVDLKGRIPPGEQALPGRALGRLSDIGWGNRLRPLLSPLTPDAPAPDDVANAVVTVLADWARSPDGWASGAPDAPARPVGVVTVPSRSRPQLVHSLGSRISAVGRLPFLGSLAYTDHSDDLSLPRSNSAQRLRALHGALTVPPPLLEALRASSGPVLLVDDMTETGWTLAVAARLLLRSGAQGVLPLVLAVRG; via the coding sequence ATGACGCACACGAGCAAGACGGAGTTGCGCGAGGCTGCCGACGGGATCCTCGTCCGGCTCGTCGGGGACGGCACCGGATCGGCCAGGCTGCGCGAGGACCAGTGGCGGGCGATCGAGGCGCTGGTCGCCGACAAGCGCCGGGCCCTGGTCGTGCAGCGCACGGGGTGGGGCAAGTCCGCGGTGTATTTCGTGGCGACGGCCCTGCTGCGCGAGCGCGGCGCCGGGCCGACCGTGATCGTCTCTCCGCTGCTCGCGCTCATGCGCAACCAGGTCGAGGCCGCCGCCCGAGCCGGCATTCACGCCCGGACCATCAACTCCTCGAACCCCGAGGAGTGGGAGACGGTCCGCGCCGAGATCGCCGCGGGAACCGTGGACGTACTGCTGGTGAGCCCCGAGCGGCTCAACAACCCCGACTTCCGCGACAACGTCCTTCCCGAACTGTCCGCCGCCACCGGCCTCCTCGTCGTCGACGAGGCGCACTGCATCTCCGACTGGGGCCACGACTTCCGCCCCGACTACCGACGGCTGCGCACCATGCTCACCGACCTCCCGCCCGGGGTTCCGGTGCTGGCCACCACCGCCACGGCCAACGCCCGGGTCACCGCTGACGTGGCGGAGCAACTGGGCACCGGCGGCGGTTCGGACGCACTGGTCCTGCGCGGCCCGCTCGACCGCGAGAGTCTCAGCCTCGGCGTGCTCCAACTTCCCGACGCGGCGCACCGGCTGGCCTGGCTCGCCGATCACCTGGACGACCTGCCGGGCTCCGGGATCATCTACACACTGACGGTGGCCGCCGCCGAGGAGATCACCGCCTTCCTGCGGCAGTGCGGACACACCGTCACCTCGTACACGGGCAAGACGGAGAACGCCGAACGCCAGCAGGCCGAGGAAGCCCTCCTCGCGAACAAGGTGAAGGCCCTGGTGGCCACCTCCGCGCTCGGCATGGGATTCGACAAGCCCGACCTCGGCTTCGTCGTCCATGTCGGCTCGCCCTCCTCCCCCATCGCCTACTACCAGCAGGTCGGTCGCGCCGGACGCGGCGTCGAGCACGCCGAGGTGCTGCTCCTGCCCGGCCGTGAGGACGAGGCGATCTGGTCCTACTTCGCCTCCGTCGCCTTTCCGCCCGAGGAATCCGTACGGCGCACCCTGGACGCCCTCGCCCGCGCGGACCGGCCACTGTCGCTGCCCGCACTCGAGCCGCTCGTGGAGCTCAACCGGACCCGCTTGGAGATCATGCTCAAGGTGCTCGACGTGGACGGAGCGGTCCACCGGGTCAAGGGCGGCTGGATCGCCACAGGAGTGCCCTGGTCGTACGACACCGAGCGCTACGCCTGGGTCGCCAAGCAGCGCAGCACCGAGCAGCAGGCCATGCGCGACTACGCCACCACCACGGGCTGCCGTATGGAGTTCCTGAGGCGGCAGTTGGACGACGAGCAGGCGGCCCCGTGCGGGCGCTGCGACAACTGCGCCGGACCTCGTTTCACCGCCGACATCTCCTCGACCGCCCTGGACACGGCGGGCGGCTCGCTCGCCCGCGCTGGTGTCGTGGTGGAGCCCCGCCGCATGTGGCCCACAGGCCTCCCGGCCATCGGCGTCGACCTGAAGGGCCGTATTCCGCCCGGCGAACAGGCGCTGCCGGGCCGGGCGCTCGGGCGACTCTCGGACATCGGCTGGGGCAACCGCCTGCGTCCGCTGCTCTCACCCCTCACTCCGGATGCTCCCGCGCCCGACGACGTGGCGAACGCCGTCGTGACTGTGCTCGCCGACTGGGCCCGGTCGCCCGACGGCTGGGCCTCCGGCGCTCCGGACGCACCGGCCCGCCCCGTCGGGGTCGTCACGGTTCCCTCGCGCAGCCGGCCCCAGTTGGTCCACTCACTGGGGAGCCGTATCTCCGCCGTCGGACGCCTGCCGTTCCTGGGGTCCCTCGCGTACACGGACCACTCCGACGACCTCTCTCTGCCCCGCTCCAACAGCGCCCAGCGGCTGCGAGCCCTCCACGGAGCGCTCACCGTGCCCCCGCCCCTCCTGGAGGCGCTGCGAGCATCCTCGGGTCCGGTCCTGCTCGTCGATGACATGACCGAGACCGGCTGGACCCTCGCCGTCGCCGCCCGACTGCTGTTGCGATCAGGCGCCCAGGGAGTGTTGCC
- a CDS encoding FCD domain-containing protein, which translates to MSTLAHTMMTAARSADSGLAGPGELDRYPYAEAPAAGRVGASVWDGSDPELGRVGRRAAGSRGRGLHGQLVQQLGQMIVSGDLGADRPLVPEEIGQRFEVSRTVVRESLRVLEAKGLVSARPNVGTRVRPVSDWNLLDPDIIEWRAFGPQRDDQRRELSELRWTIEPLAARLAAGHGREDVQQRLGDMVEIMGHAMSQGDALTFSRADAEFHSLLIQLAGNRMLEHLSGIVSAALQVSGAPVTGCDRPNESSLAHHGRIADALAAGDGAAAEAAMRQLLTVHPEVERVVPAPREH; encoded by the coding sequence GTGAGTACCCTTGCGCACACCATGATGACCGCCGCCCGCTCCGCCGACTCCGGTCTGGCCGGCCCGGGCGAACTCGACCGCTACCCCTACGCCGAGGCCCCGGCCGCAGGCCGCGTCGGAGCCTCCGTCTGGGACGGCTCGGACCCGGAGCTGGGCCGCGTGGGCCGACGGGCCGCGGGCAGCCGCGGGCGCGGACTGCACGGCCAACTCGTCCAGCAGCTGGGCCAGATGATCGTCTCCGGTGACCTCGGCGCCGACCGCCCGCTGGTCCCCGAGGAGATCGGCCAGCGTTTCGAGGTCTCCCGTACCGTCGTCCGTGAGTCGCTCCGCGTCCTGGAGGCCAAGGGCCTGGTCAGTGCCCGTCCCAACGTCGGCACGCGCGTGCGTCCCGTCAGCGACTGGAACCTCTTGGACCCGGACATCATCGAATGGCGTGCTTTCGGACCGCAGCGCGACGACCAGCGCCGGGAGCTGAGCGAGCTGCGCTGGACGATCGAGCCGCTCGCCGCGCGGCTGGCCGCCGGTCATGGCAGGGAGGACGTCCAGCAGCGCCTCGGTGACATGGTCGAGATCATGGGCCACGCCATGAGCCAGGGCGACGCGCTCACCTTCTCCCGCGCCGATGCCGAGTTCCACTCCCTGCTCATCCAGCTCGCGGGCAACCGCATGCTGGAGCACCTTTCCGGGATCGTCTCCGCCGCCCTCCAGGTCTCCGGTGCTCCGGTCACCGGCTGTGACCGGCCGAACGAGTCCTCCCTGGCGCACCACGGCCGGATTGCCGACGCCCTCGCCGCAGGCGACGGCGCGGCGGCGGAAGCGGCCATGCGCCAACTGCTGACCGTCCATCCCGAGGTGGAGCGCGTGGTGCCCGCCCCGCGCGAGCACTGA
- a CDS encoding ATP-binding cassette domain-containing protein, whose translation MIQAFGLTSNSRKDLPPAVDDVSFEARAGHVTALLGATGAGKTTTLRLMLELQQGRGLTYFRGRPLHRIAHPSREVGVLMGDVPGHPARTVRGHLRMLCAAAGVPVRRADEVLEVVGLVSLRDERLGALSRGMDRRLGLACALLSDPHTLVLDDPADGLAPREGHWLHGMLRAHATQGGTVLFTTAEPKEAARAADHVVTLDQGRVVADQAAAEFARTRLRPRVAVRTPHVARLAALLAKEARTAHRSVEVVREGGNRLSVYGSTCADIGETAFRHGILVHQLADEIGDMGPGAGPFPGEALEAVQGVPAAGEGPESGELLDAGAVEPAGTERSSGRVELDQSAPQSGSQVHGDTVVPAGSDKHGDRTAHDVPGARPAAGSGGGVQGAATVSRPPAPLPSLPPPISVRSAPSPLRPLRYELRRAAGIGTGFLTAAAVLVTSALTAVFLARVGHTPQARLLAAWPRELPLPPAALGAGLLGALAFGDEFRHPALAADRGTVPRRLGLLTAKLVVTAVTALALAFLTLGCDAEVLYLVYGRELTEVPADWFLLSASWFGLVVGCAWAGVLAAGVFRSTTAGLAAVVAVPVLVVPLVQKALQGASMRAAVGLPARLREVFLSQWPFGGERYLTGAVRVIAQPVGGALTLSLTALVCAYLFTTLRSRVR comes from the coding sequence GTGATCCAGGCCTTCGGACTGACCAGCAATTCCCGCAAGGACCTCCCGCCCGCGGTCGACGACGTGTCCTTCGAAGCCCGCGCGGGCCATGTCACCGCGCTTCTCGGAGCGACGGGTGCGGGCAAGACGACGACGCTCAGACTGATGCTCGAACTCCAACAGGGCCGTGGCCTCACCTACTTCAGGGGCCGTCCGCTGCATCGCATCGCGCATCCCTCACGCGAGGTCGGCGTCCTCATGGGCGATGTGCCCGGCCATCCCGCGCGCACGGTCCGCGGTCATCTGCGCATGCTGTGCGCCGCGGCCGGTGTCCCGGTCCGGCGTGCCGACGAGGTGCTCGAGGTGGTGGGCCTGGTCAGCCTGCGCGACGAGCGGCTCGGCGCCCTGTCACGCGGCATGGACCGCCGTCTCGGCCTGGCCTGCGCCCTGTTGTCGGACCCGCACACTCTCGTACTGGACGATCCCGCCGACGGACTCGCCCCTCGTGAGGGCCACTGGCTGCACGGCATGCTGCGAGCCCACGCCACTCAGGGCGGCACGGTCCTGTTCACCACGGCCGAGCCGAAAGAGGCCGCACGCGCCGCAGATCACGTAGTGACACTCGATCAAGGAAGAGTCGTCGCGGACCAGGCGGCCGCGGAGTTCGCCCGCACCAGACTCCGGCCCCGTGTCGCCGTCCGTACCCCCCATGTCGCCCGCCTCGCCGCCCTGCTCGCCAAGGAGGCCCGCACGGCACACCGCTCCGTCGAAGTCGTCCGGGAGGGCGGCAACCGTCTGTCCGTGTACGGCAGTACATGTGCCGACATCGGTGAGACTGCCTTCCGCCACGGCATCCTCGTCCACCAACTCGCCGACGAGATCGGGGACATGGGACCCGGTGCCGGCCCCTTTCCAGGCGAGGCCTTGGAGGCGGTCCAGGGTGTCCCGGCAGCGGGCGAGGGGCCGGAGTCCGGCGAGCTCCTTGATGCCGGGGCCGTCGAGCCGGCCGGGACGGAGAGGTCGAGCGGCCGAGTCGAGCTCGATCAGAGCGCACCGCAGAGCGGTTCCCAGGTGCACGGAGACACGGTGGTGCCCGCCGGATCGGATAAGCATGGGGACCGGACGGCACACGACGTTCCAGGTGCCCGCCCGGCTGCGGGAAGCGGTGGCGGCGTTCAGGGCGCCGCCACGGTTTCCAGGCCCCCCGCCCCCCTGCCCTCCCTCCCGCCCCCCATCTCCGTCCGGTCCGCCCCCAGCCCCCTGCGTCCTCTGCGCTACGAACTGCGTCGCGCGGCAGGGATCGGCACCGGGTTCCTCACCGCCGCCGCCGTGCTCGTCACGTCCGCCCTCACCGCCGTATTCCTGGCGCGAGTCGGTCACACTCCGCAGGCGCGTCTGCTGGCCGCGTGGCCGAGGGAGCTGCCGCTGCCACCGGCCGCACTCGGAGCCGGACTGCTCGGCGCGCTCGCGTTCGGCGACGAGTTCCGCCACCCCGCCCTGGCCGCGGACCGCGGCACCGTCCCCCGTCGACTGGGACTGCTGACCGCGAAACTCGTCGTCACCGCCGTCACCGCGCTGGCGCTGGCCTTTCTCACGCTGGGCTGCGACGCCGAAGTGCTCTATCTCGTCTACGGACGGGAACTCACGGAAGTTCCCGCCGACTGGTTTTTGCTGAGCGCGAGTTGGTTCGGACTCGTGGTCGGGTGCGCATGGGCCGGTGTGCTGGCCGCCGGCGTCTTCCGGTCCACCACAGCCGGGCTCGCCGCCGTGGTCGCCGTTCCCGTTCTCGTCGTCCCCCTCGTGCAAAAAGCTCTGCAGGGGGCATCCATGCGAGCCGCGGTGGGTCTTCCCGCGCGGCTGCGCGAGGTCTTCCTGTCGCAGTGGCCGTTCGGTGGAGAGCGCTATCTCACCGGGGCGGTGCGGGTGATCGCTCAACCCGTCGGCGGCGCACTGACGTTGTCCCTGACCGCTCTGGTCTGCGCGTATCTGTTCACGACCCTGCGCAGCAGGGTCCGATGA
- a CDS encoding NUDIX hydrolase, producing the protein MPYDPSAFPPFAVTVDLVVLTVRRHALCALAVRRGEPPFQGRWALPGGFVRADEDLAQAAARELAEETGLRAHDPAVPVQDNGAHLEQLATYGDPKRDPRMRVVSVAHLALAPDLPAPRAGGDASNARWAPVEELLQQGGYGRDGEPVAPLAFDHAQILSDGVERARSKIEYSSLATAFCPPEFTVGELRRVYEAVWGVALDPRNFHRKVTGTPGFLVPTGGTTTRQGGRPAQLFRAGGATLLNPPMLRPEV; encoded by the coding sequence ATGCCCTACGACCCGTCAGCCTTTCCGCCCTTCGCCGTCACCGTGGACCTGGTCGTACTGACCGTGCGCCGCCACGCCCTGTGTGCGCTCGCGGTGCGCAGGGGCGAGCCGCCGTTCCAGGGGCGCTGGGCGCTTCCCGGCGGTTTCGTACGGGCCGATGAGGACCTGGCGCAGGCTGCCGCCCGTGAGCTGGCCGAGGAGACGGGGCTGCGCGCCCACGACCCCGCTGTCCCCGTCCAGGACAACGGAGCGCACCTGGAGCAGCTCGCGACCTACGGCGACCCCAAGCGTGACCCACGGATGCGCGTGGTCAGCGTCGCCCACCTCGCCCTCGCCCCCGACCTGCCCGCTCCCCGGGCAGGCGGCGACGCCAGCAACGCGCGCTGGGCACCCGTCGAAGAACTGTTGCAGCAGGGCGGCTACGGCCGGGACGGAGAGCCGGTCGCACCACTCGCCTTCGATCATGCGCAGATCCTGTCGGACGGAGTGGAGCGCGCCCGCTCGAAGATCGAGTACTCCTCGCTGGCCACCGCCTTCTGCCCACCCGAGTTCACCGTCGGCGAGCTGCGCCGTGTCTACGAGGCGGTGTGGGGCGTGGCACTGGACCCCCGCAACTTCCACCGCAAGGTGACAGGGACACCGGGCTTCCTGGTCCCCACCGGAGGCACGACCACGCGCCAGGGCGGCCGCCCCGCCCAGCTCTTCAGGGCCGGCGGCGCCACCCTTCTCAACCCTCCGATGCTGCGTCCCGAAGTGTGA
- a CDS encoding glycogen debranching N-terminal domain-containing protein gives MALPGLAISTDQGQLTGQGLEGFYHAGRRVLSRCRIRVAGREPVVVQARTTAADRARFVATARVAQGGGPDPDVVVERTRRADGTERILLHSSAARPLRLPVEVALGTDLADLGAIASGRAGPELPATVHDSGLRWSCAAGEATVTADPPPADALASAGLLRWELDLPPGGTAGLELRVRLDGAGPVRAVGRAATSPLTSARATGDHSAVQPLLHTSIEDLRSLLLRDPADPTDTHLAAGAPWRCGLAPADALAAARMALPLGTRLAAGTLRTLARTQLRGRTAQSGLIPGPRRDAGAHLPPACTGTEATLLFPTLLAEAFRWGLSHQETQELLPTAERCLAWMRAAVGDTTYLCDPQSGGPARCETQAHAHRAAVLGADLLDVFDRPGGAALREWGRALRTAFRRDFWVEDRGGGRPAAARGPDGRPVPHLGAAAAHLLDTGLLGGGELAPGLLDRVQTEQLARLLGGPAMDSGWGLRGLGTNEEGYNPFGHRTGTVRVHETAIAVSGLAAAGYEKEAGSLLRGLLAAAEAFGHRLPEMYAGERRTDGSAPLPHPAACRPAATAAASGVLLLSTLAGIRPDVPAGTVTLRPVRSVPLGEIVLTGLRVAEAPFSVRVSRLGLAMAEEVAEGLRLKA, from the coding sequence GTGGCCCTTCCGGGCCTCGCCATCTCCACGGACCAAGGGCAGTTGACCGGCCAAGGGCTGGAGGGCTTCTACCACGCAGGCCGACGCGTGCTCTCCCGGTGCCGGATCCGTGTAGCCGGCCGTGAGCCGGTGGTGGTCCAGGCACGGACGACCGCGGCGGACCGGGCGCGCTTCGTGGCCACCGCGCGTGTCGCCCAGGGCGGCGGCCCGGACCCGGACGTGGTCGTGGAGCGCACACGCCGCGCGGACGGGACGGAGCGCATCCTGCTGCACAGTTCCGCGGCCCGCCCCCTGCGGCTGCCGGTGGAGGTGGCACTCGGTACGGACCTGGCGGACCTGGGCGCGATCGCGTCGGGCCGAGCGGGGCCCGAACTGCCGGCAACCGTCCACGACTCCGGCCTGCGCTGGTCCTGCGCGGCAGGCGAGGCGACGGTCACGGCCGACCCACCGCCCGCCGACGCGCTCGCGTCGGCAGGCCTGCTGCGCTGGGAACTCGACCTGCCCCCCGGAGGCACGGCCGGACTGGAGCTGCGGGTACGCCTGGACGGCGCGGGCCCCGTCCGGGCTGTGGGGCGCGCGGCGACCAGCCCCCTGACCTCGGCCCGTGCGACAGGAGACCACTCCGCGGTCCAGCCGCTCCTGCACACGAGCATCGAGGATCTCCGGTCCTTGCTGCTGCGCGATCCGGCAGACCCCACCGACACCCACCTCGCGGCCGGAGCCCCGTGGCGCTGCGGCCTGGCCCCCGCCGACGCACTCGCCGCAGCCCGGATGGCGCTGCCGCTCGGCACCCGACTCGCCGCCGGCACCCTTCGGACCCTCGCCCGCACCCAACTCCGCGGGCGGACAGCCCAGTCCGGCCTGATCCCCGGGCCGCGCCGGGACGCGGGCGCGCACCTTCCACCCGCTTGCACGGGCACCGAGGCGACCCTGCTCTTCCCCACCCTCCTCGCCGAGGCCTTCCGGTGGGGGCTCTCGCACCAGGAGACGCAAGAGCTGCTCCCCACAGCCGAACGATGCCTGGCCTGGATGCGGGCAGCGGTCGGGGACACGACATACCTGTGCGATCCACAATCCGGCGGCCCCGCCCGCTGCGAGACACAGGCCCACGCGCACCGCGCGGCCGTACTCGGTGCCGACCTGCTCGACGTGTTCGACAGACCTGGCGGCGCGGCGCTGCGGGAATGGGGCCGCGCACTGCGTACGGCCTTCCGCCGGGACTTCTGGGTCGAGGATCGCGGCGGAGGTCGACCGGCGGCCGCCAGGGGCCCCGACGGGCGCCCTGTGCCGCACCTCGGTGCCGCGGCCGCGCATCTCCTGGACACCGGCCTGCTGGGCGGAGGCGAACTGGCGCCCGGCCTGCTCGACAGGGTGCAGACCGAGCAGCTCGCCCGGCTGCTCGGCGGCCCGGCCATGGACTCAGGCTGGGGGCTGCGCGGACTGGGCACGAACGAGGAGGGCTACAACCCGTTCGGCCACCGCACCGGCACCGTGAGAGTCCACGAGACGGCGATCGCCGTCTCCGGCCTGGCCGCAGCCGGGTACGAGAAGGAAGCCGGCTCGCTCCTGCGAGGTCTGCTGGCCGCGGCTGAGGCCTTCGGACACCGGCTCCCCGAGATGTACGCGGGTGAGCGACGCACCGACGGGAGCGCCCCCCTTCCGCACCCGGCGGCCTGCCGTCCCGCGGCCACGGCGGCCGCCTCCGGAGTCCTGCTGCTGAGCACCCTGGCGGGAATCCGCCCCGACGTCCCGGCGGGGACGGTCACACTGCGCCCGGTGCGCAGCGTGCCTCTCGGGGAGATCGTCCTGACCGGACTCAGGGTCGCGGAGGCCCCGTTCTCGGTCCGGGTCAGCAGACTCGGGCTGGCCATGGCCGAGGAGGTTGCCGAAGGGCTGCGACTGAAGGCGTGA